In one window of Holophagales bacterium DNA:
- a CDS encoding STAS domain-containing protein produces MEVSLETDGAIAALRVRGDVTLTEASTITEYLRVARENGALRCVVDLSACTSLPTTIVAVLMREQGRFATAGGTLTLSGVGDQNPFLAQSVASGRFGHYRSAEEGIAAERRAIEASIDAPGGGT; encoded by the coding sequence GTGGAGGTTTCCCTCGAGACCGACGGGGCGATCGCGGCGCTCAGGGTGCGCGGAGACGTGACGCTGACGGAAGCGTCGACGATCACCGAGTACCTGCGCGTGGCGCGCGAGAACGGCGCGCTCCGCTGCGTCGTCGACCTCTCGGCCTGCACGTCCCTCCCAACGACGATCGTCGCCGTCCTGATGCGGGAACAAGGTCGCTTCGCGACCGCCGGGGGGACGCTCACGTTGTCCGGTGTCGGCGACCAGAACCCGTTCCTCGCGCAGAGCGTGGCGTCCGGCCGGTTCGGCCACTACCGTTCGGCGGAAGAGGGTATCGCCGCAGAGCGCCGTGCGATCGAAGCGTCGATTGACGCCCCCGGGGGCGGCACGTAG